A genomic stretch from Diachasmimorpha longicaudata isolate KC_UGA_2023 chromosome 2, iyDiaLong2, whole genome shotgun sequence includes:
- the LOC135172944 gene encoding puff-specific protein Bx42 — translation MASYPHINKMSLASLLPAPSQVVWDREDEAREQKLRQRPVSALVKAVITAPPYGQRKGWVPRTPEDFGDGGAFPEIQVAQYPLGMGMKGKESSSNALAVQLDAQGKVKYDMLARQGHAKDKVVYSKLSDLLPSEITSENDPSLQRPDEEEIAEITERTRKALEKITQSKIAAAMPVRCAEKLGPAQYIRYTPSQQGQSFNSGAKQRVIRMVEAQVDPIEPPKFKINKKIPRGPPSPPAPVMHSPTRKVTVKEQKEWKIPPCISNWKNAKGYTIPLDKRLAADGRGLQQVHINENFAKLAEALYIADRKAREAVEARAQLEKKLAQKDKEKKEDHLRQLAQKAREERAGLKSAAALDKAEESRERDQLRNERHKDRARERNLARAAPDKRSRLQRERERDISEQIALGMPAKSVSTGDAQFDQRLFNTSKGMDSGYGHDDEYNIYDKPWRDSNSLGSHIYRPGKNIDKDNYGDDLEKLVKTNRFVPDKEFSGTDRSATRSGPVQFEKDEEDPFGLDQFLKQAKRASGTASSAATTSSSGSKRKDEKEHRRDDKRKRH, via the exons ATGGCTTCGTATCCTCATATCAACAAAATGTCGTTAGCCAG CTTGCTACCAGCACCGAGTCAGGTCGTCTGGGACCGCGAGGACGAGGCTCGAGAGCAGAAACTACGTCAGAGACCAGTGTCAGCTCTTGTGAAAGCAGTTATAACCGCCCCACCATACGGACAACGAAAGGGATGGGTTCCGCGAACCCCCGAG GATTTCGGAGATGGCGGTGCCTTCCCAGAGATCCAGGTAGCCCAGTATCCCCTAGGAATGGGTATGAAAGGTAAGGAGTCATCCAGCAATGCCCTCGCAGTGCAGCTGGATGCTCAGGGAAAGGTCAAGTATGACATGCTAGCTCGCCAGGGTCACGCAAAGGACAAAGTGGTCTACAGCAAGCTCAGTGACCTTCTCCCCTCGGAAATAACCTCTGAAAATGATCCCTCCCTGCAACGTCCTGACGAGGAAGAAATAGCAGAGATAACAGAACGAACGCGGAAGGCTCTGGAGAAGATAACCCAGTCGAAAATAGCAGCAGCCATGCCAGTTCGTTGTGCAGAAAAATTGGGCCCAGCTCAGTACATTCGCTATACGCCCTCCCAACAGGGACAATCCTTCAATTCCGGAGCTAAACAAAGAGTCATAAGGATGGTGGAGGCCCAGGTCGACCCCATAGAACCCccaaaattcaaaatcaacAAGAAAATTCCGAGAGGACCGCCCTCTCCTCCAGCCCCAGTGATGCACTCGCCCACGAGAAAGGTAACAGTAAAGGAGCAGAAAGAATGGAAAATTCCTCCATGCATCAGCAACTGGAAAAATGCTAAAGGGTACACCATCCCTTTGGACAAACGATTGGCTGCTGATGGTCGAGGTCTGCAGCAGGTGcacatcaatgaaaattttgctaaATTAGCTGAGGCCCTGTACATTGCTGACAGAAAGGCCAGGGAGGCTGTGGAGGCCAGGGCGCAGCTCGAGAAGAAGCTCGCCCAGAAGGACAAGGAGAAGAAGGAGGATCACTTGAGACAGTTGGCCCAGAAGGCGAGGGAGGAGAGGGCGGGATTAAAATCAGCTGCTGCTCTGGATAAAGCCGAGGAGTCCAGGGAGAGGGACCAATTGAGGAATGAGAGACACAAGGACAGAGCTCGTGAGAGGAATCTTGCGAGAGCTGCTCCTGATAAACGATCGAGGCTCCAACGTGAACGAGAGAGGGATATTTCGGAGCAGATCGCCCTGGGAATGCCAGCCAAGAGTGTATCCACTGGGGACGCTCAGTTTGATCAGAGGCTGTTTAATACTTCTAAGGGGATGGACAGTGGTTATGGGCATGATGATGAGTACAATATTTATGACAAACCATGGAGGGATTCCAATTCTCTGGGTTCTCATATCTATCGCCCTGGGAAGAACATTGATAAGGACAATTATGGGGACGATTTGGAGAAATTGGTGAAGACCAATAGATTCGTACCTGATAAGGAGTTCTCGGGAACTGATAGAAGTGCTACAAGGTCTGGGCCCGTGCAGTTTGAGAAGGACGAAGAGGATCCTTTCGGACTGGATCAGTTCTTGAAACAGGCGAAGAGGGCCAGCGGGACTGCCAGCAGTGCGGCGACCACGTCATCCTCAGGGTCTAAGAGGAAGGATGAGAAGGAACATCGGAGGGATGACAAGAGGAAACGACATTGA